A part of Gemmatimonas groenlandica genomic DNA contains:
- a CDS encoding WD40/YVTN/BNR-like repeat-containing protein — protein sequence MGSLVCLTGTVALARGAWAQALTLAPAVRITEQTSGTAKLLQAVHAVSERVVWASGHGGVVLRSIDGGDSWEARPTASGDSLEFRDVHAIDADTAWIMSAGSGAKSRIYRTTNGGASWTLQFMNPDTAAFYDCLSFGSGRGRTGVAFSDASAGRTNILHTDNDGASWKLLAQSAVPAPLPGEGAFAASGLCVVHGDARTVFIATGSPGARLMRSRDGGSTWDVENTPFTRGTVAGLTGMAFKDGQQGMVVAADINRLRTDSSTAVVGITTDAGRTWELRTRPPLPGALVGVAWVPGAGSETAVVTSYGGAFITSDGARTWRTLTNALTTGVSAVGSRAWVVGGGGKITRLDW from the coding sequence ATGGGTTCGCTAGTCTGTCTCACTGGCACCGTGGCGCTCGCGCGTGGAGCGTGGGCGCAGGCGCTCACGTTGGCCCCTGCCGTGCGGATCACCGAGCAAACCAGCGGCACCGCGAAGCTGCTGCAAGCGGTGCACGCGGTCTCAGAGCGCGTCGTGTGGGCGTCGGGTCACGGCGGCGTGGTGCTCCGCTCGATCGACGGCGGTGACAGCTGGGAAGCGCGCCCCACCGCCAGTGGCGACTCGCTCGAGTTTCGCGATGTGCACGCCATCGACGCCGACACGGCCTGGATCATGTCGGCCGGCAGCGGCGCCAAGTCGCGGATCTACCGCACCACCAACGGCGGCGCCTCGTGGACGCTGCAGTTCATGAATCCCGACACGGCGGCATTCTACGATTGCCTCTCGTTCGGCAGTGGACGCGGTCGCACCGGCGTCGCCTTCAGCGACGCGTCAGCCGGACGCACCAATATTCTGCACACCGACAACGACGGCGCGTCGTGGAAGCTGCTGGCCCAGTCCGCCGTGCCAGCCCCATTGCCCGGCGAAGGCGCCTTCGCGGCCAGTGGTTTGTGTGTGGTGCACGGCGACGCGCGCACGGTGTTCATTGCCACCGGGTCTCCCGGAGCGCGGCTGATGCGCAGTCGTGACGGCGGTAGTACGTGGGACGTGGAGAACACGCCGTTCACGCGCGGCACGGTGGCAGGTCTCACCGGGATGGCGTTCAAGGACGGGCAGCAGGGCATGGTCGTGGCCGCCGACATCAACCGGCTCCGAACCGACTCATCGACCGCCGTGGTCGGCATCACCACCGACGCCGGACGCACCTGGGAGCTGCGCACGCGTCCGCCCCTCCCTGGCGCGCTGGTGGGTGTGGCGTGGGTGCCGGGCGCGGGAAGCGAGACGGCCGTGGTGACGAGCTATGGCGGTGCGTTCATCACGAGCGACGGCGCGCGCACGTGGCGCACTCTTACCAATGCGCTCACGACCGGCGTCAGTGCCGTGGGTTCGCGGGCGTGGGTCGTGGGCGGCGGCGGCAAGATCACGCGACTCGACTGGTAG
- a CDS encoding M28 family metallopeptidase, translating to MHTTLSSRRGAIALTLSITASFSACAGDKAPESASATSADSTISPALAAITADGLMAHTKALSDDSLEGRAPATPGEDKTVAYLQSQFAAMGLKGGMPDGSFVQKATFAGITGKPEASFRIGSRVMPLSFPADYIARTRHEVPVIDVDAEMVFVGYGVDAPEYGWNDYKNVDVKGKVLVMLVNDPAVADPNDSTKLDSTMFKGKAMTYYGRWTYKYEIATAKGAAGALIIHETGPAGYPFEVLSGSAALEQFDIATADGNKSRTQVEGWITQPKAEELLKAVGKDFAALKAAARRKDFTPVSLGASAKIHISNSTRRVESRNVVAKLEGSDAARKNEYVIYSAHWDHLGRDTSIKGDQIFNGALDNASGTAQLLQIAKGFNALPTKPERSIMFVALTGEEKGLIGAKYFAANPPVPLANVLANINMDGFSQWGRTKDVTVIGLGNSTLDDVLADVIRPAGRVLAGDPEPEKGFFYRSDHFEFAKQGVPALYTEAGVQFVGKDSTYGMKKREEYTSRDYHQPSDEVKPDWDLSGAVEDTQVLLQVGFRVANGTAWPTWKPGTEFKAKRDSVLKAAGK from the coding sequence ATGCACACTACTCTTTCTTCACGGCGTGGCGCTATCGCGCTGACGCTGTCCATCACCGCGTCGTTCTCCGCGTGCGCTGGCGACAAGGCCCCCGAGTCGGCCAGCGCCACCAGCGCCGACTCCACCATCTCTCCCGCCCTCGCCGCCATCACCGCCGATGGTCTGATGGCCCACACCAAGGCCCTCAGCGACGACTCGCTCGAAGGCCGCGCGCCGGCCACGCCGGGCGAAGACAAGACCGTCGCCTACCTCCAGTCGCAGTTCGCCGCGATGGGGCTCAAGGGCGGCATGCCCGATGGCTCGTTCGTGCAGAAGGCCACCTTCGCCGGCATCACCGGCAAGCCCGAAGCGTCGTTCCGCATTGGCTCTCGCGTCATGCCGCTGTCGTTCCCCGCTGATTACATCGCGCGCACGCGCCACGAAGTGCCGGTGATCGATGTGGACGCCGAGATGGTGTTCGTGGGCTACGGCGTCGATGCGCCGGAGTACGGATGGAACGACTACAAGAACGTGGATGTGAAGGGCAAAGTGCTCGTCATGCTGGTGAACGATCCCGCCGTAGCCGATCCGAACGACAGCACGAAACTCGACAGCACGATGTTCAAGGGGAAAGCGATGACGTACTACGGTCGATGGACCTACAAGTACGAGATCGCCACCGCGAAGGGCGCCGCCGGTGCGCTCATCATTCACGAGACGGGGCCCGCCGGCTACCCGTTCGAAGTGCTCAGTGGCAGCGCCGCGCTCGAACAGTTCGACATCGCCACGGCAGACGGCAACAAGAGTCGCACCCAGGTGGAAGGCTGGATCACGCAGCCCAAGGCCGAAGAACTGCTAAAGGCCGTCGGCAAGGATTTCGCCGCACTGAAAGCCGCCGCGCGCCGCAAGGACTTCACGCCGGTGTCACTGGGTGCGAGCGCGAAGATCCACATCAGCAACAGCACGCGTCGCGTGGAATCCCGCAACGTCGTGGCCAAGCTCGAAGGCAGTGACGCCGCGCGCAAGAACGAGTACGTGATCTATAGCGCGCACTGGGATCATCTCGGTCGCGACACCAGCATCAAGGGCGACCAGATCTTCAACGGCGCGCTCGACAACGCGAGTGGTACCGCGCAACTGCTGCAGATCGCGAAGGGCTTCAATGCCCTGCCCACGAAGCCCGAGCGCTCGATTATGTTCGTCGCGCTCACCGGCGAGGAGAAAGGTCTCATCGGTGCGAAGTACTTCGCCGCGAATCCGCCGGTGCCGTTGGCCAACGTGCTCGCCAACATCAACATGGACGGCTTCAGCCAGTGGGGTCGCACGAAAGACGTGACCGTAATCGGCCTCGGCAACAGCACACTCGATGACGTGCTGGCTGATGTGATTCGCCCCGCCGGTCGCGTGCTCGCGGGTGATCCGGAGCCGGAGAAAGGGTTCTTCTATCGTTCCGACCACTTCGAGTTCGCCAAGCAGGGCGTGCCGGCGCTCTACACCGAAGCCGGTGTGCAATTCGTGGGCAAGGACTCCACGTACGGCATGAAGAAGCGCGAGGAGTACACGTCGCGCGACTATCACCAGCCCAGTGATGAAGTGAAGCCCGACTGGGATCTGAGCGGTGCGGTGGAAGACACGCAGGTGCTGCTGCAGGTCGGCTTCCGCGTGGCCAACGGCACCGCATGGCCCACCTGGAAGCCTGGCACCGAGTTCAAGGCGAAGCGTGACTCGGTGCTCAAGGCCGCCGGCAAGTAG
- the dps gene encoding DNA starvation/stationary phase protection protein Dps, producing the protein MSNKTDLSTHFHTRIDLPAETRAAMGMILNERLADYLDLERQAKQAHWNVRGARFQQLHELFDATAGLAVGWSDELAERAGQLGVPAEGTLPVIAERSRLSKAPLMVDHADEWVHVVAEALASCANAARANIEEASDADDAITADLLTRITSETDKQLWFVESHLEPEPK; encoded by the coding sequence ATGTCAAACAAGACCGATCTTAGCACCCACTTTCACACGCGCATCGACCTGCCCGCCGAGACCCGCGCGGCCATGGGGATGATCCTGAACGAGCGCCTCGCCGACTACCTCGATCTCGAGCGGCAGGCCAAGCAGGCGCACTGGAATGTTCGCGGCGCCCGCTTCCAGCAGCTGCACGAGCTGTTCGACGCCACGGCCGGCCTCGCGGTCGGATGGTCTGACGAATTGGCCGAGCGCGCCGGTCAGCTTGGCGTACCGGCGGAGGGCACATTGCCGGTGATCGCCGAACGGAGCCGGCTGTCCAAGGCGCCGCTGATGGTCGACCACGCCGACGAGTGGGTGCACGTGGTAGCCGAGGCGCTGGCGTCGTGCGCCAACGCGGCACGCGCGAATATCGAGGAGGCGTCGGATGCCGACGATGCCATCACCGCCGATCTGCTCACGCGCATTACCAGTGAGACCGACAAGCAGCTCTGGTTCGTGGAGTCACACCTCGAACCAGAGCCCAAGTAA
- the gltX gene encoding glutamate--tRNA ligase: protein MKRPRVRFAPSPTGFLHVGGARTALFNWLYAKKFDGDFLLRIEDTDRARSTDESTRAIFEGLEWLGLTWDEEVVYQGANVERHYADAHRLLDSGAAYRDFTPPSETERLRNEAEARGESYRFDRDTAMLSEAEIADKLARHEPYAIRFKVPDGYTEWPDLVHERIAFPNKDIEDFIILRSDGTPVYNMAVVSDDIAMGITLVMRGDDHISNTPKQILLYRALGADVPQFGHVPMIHGADGKKLSKRHGATAVGDYQHLGFLPQAMLNFLALLGWSPGDDIEVMQLPELIERFNVHGLHAKAAIFDTKKLEWMNGQHLALIPIAELAQVVAPLFEKAGLATVADLESRPEWFHGVLELLRVRARLTDEIVQLATTFFGETVEYEAEAIGKQWRDAAVTGEILQATYDRLATLESWEPAAMEEALRKLAEEKGISGGKIFQPLRVALTGKTVSPGIFEVLLYVGREHSLARVAAAVSFLKQDA, encoded by the coding sequence GTGAAGCGCCCCCGTGTGCGCTTCGCCCCGTCACCGACCGGCTTTCTCCATGTCGGCGGCGCGCGTACCGCCCTGTTCAACTGGCTGTACGCCAAGAAGTTCGACGGCGACTTCCTTCTCCGCATCGAAGATACCGATCGCGCCCGCAGCACCGACGAAAGCACCCGCGCCATCTTCGAAGGGCTTGAGTGGCTCGGCCTCACGTGGGACGAAGAGGTCGTGTACCAGGGCGCCAACGTAGAGCGACACTATGCCGACGCGCACCGGTTGCTCGACAGCGGCGCGGCGTACCGCGATTTCACGCCGCCGTCGGAGACGGAGCGGCTGCGCAACGAGGCCGAGGCCCGCGGCGAGTCGTACCGCTTCGATCGTGACACCGCGATGCTGAGCGAGGCGGAGATCGCCGACAAGCTCGCGCGCCACGAGCCTTATGCGATCCGCTTCAAGGTGCCCGATGGCTACACAGAGTGGCCCGATCTGGTGCATGAGCGCATCGCGTTCCCGAACAAGGACATCGAGGATTTCATCATCCTCCGCTCTGACGGCACGCCGGTGTACAACATGGCCGTCGTGAGTGACGACATTGCGATGGGCATCACGCTGGTCATGCGCGGTGACGATCACATCTCGAACACGCCGAAGCAGATCCTGTTGTATCGCGCGCTTGGCGCGGACGTGCCACAGTTCGGGCACGTGCCGATGATTCACGGCGCCGACGGCAAGAAGCTGTCGAAGCGTCACGGCGCGACGGCGGTGGGCGACTATCAGCACCTGGGCTTCTTGCCGCAGGCGATGCTCAACTTCCTCGCGCTGCTGGGTTGGTCGCCGGGTGACGACATCGAAGTGATGCAGCTGCCGGAGCTGATCGAGCGATTCAACGTGCATGGTCTGCACGCGAAGGCCGCGATCTTCGACACGAAGAAGCTGGAGTGGATGAACGGCCAGCATTTGGCATTGATTCCGATCGCCGAGCTGGCGCAGGTGGTGGCGCCGTTGTTCGAGAAGGCGGGGCTGGCCACGGTGGCCGATCTCGAATCACGCCCTGAGTGGTTTCACGGCGTACTGGAGTTGCTGCGCGTGCGGGCGCGTCTCACCGACGAGATCGTGCAGTTGGCCACCACGTTCTTCGGCGAGACGGTGGAGTACGAAGCCGAGGCCATCGGCAAGCAGTGGCGCGACGCGGCGGTGACCGGCGAGATCCTGCAGGCCACGTACGATCGGTTGGCTACGCTCGAGTCGTGGGAGCCGGCGGCGATGGAAGAGGCGCTGCGCAAGCTGGCCGAAGAGAAGGGTATTTCCGGCGGCAAGATCTTTCAGCCGCTGCGCGTGGCGCTCACCGGAAAAACAGTGAGCCCGGGTATTTTCGAGGTGCTGCTGTACGTGGGTCGCGAGCATTCGCTGGCGCGCGTGGCGGCGGCGGTGTCATTTTTGAAGCAGGACGCGTAG
- a CDS encoding fumarylacetoacetate hydrolase family protein, translating into MHTPSKIVCVGRNYVAHAQEMGNDVPKEPMFFLKPPSSIIREGDAIVLHPISTHIEFEGEIALVIGKRLTKATEEEAIAGIAGIVALNDVTARDLQRSDSQWSRAKGMDTFCPIGPEGAAPADLSGITLVTRVNGVECQRATAADMVFPIPMLLSFISQFMTLEPGDIVATGTPAGTKALHPGDVVEVELLGLSIVSNPVVAGT; encoded by the coding sequence ATGCATACTCCGTCAAAGATCGTTTGCGTTGGCCGCAATTACGTCGCGCACGCCCAGGAAATGGGCAACGATGTGCCGAAAGAGCCGATGTTCTTCCTCAAGCCGCCCTCGTCGATCATCCGCGAAGGCGATGCGATCGTGCTGCATCCCATCTCCACCCACATCGAGTTCGAAGGTGAGATCGCGCTCGTGATCGGCAAGCGGCTCACCAAGGCCACCGAAGAAGAAGCCATCGCCGGCATTGCTGGGATCGTGGCGCTGAACGACGTGACCGCGCGTGATTTGCAGCGCAGCGACAGTCAGTGGTCGCGGGCGAAGGGGATGGACACGTTCTGCCCGATCGGTCCGGAAGGCGCCGCGCCGGCCGATCTGTCGGGGATCACGCTGGTCACCCGCGTGAATGGCGTGGAATGCCAGCGGGCCACGGCGGCCGACATGGTGTTCCCGATCCCGATGTTGCTGTCGTTCATCTCGCAGTTCATGACGCTCGAGCCGGGCGACATTGTGGCAACCGGCACCCCAGCAGGGACGAAAGCCCTGCATCCGGGCGATGTGGTCGAAGTGGAGCTGCTGGGGCTCAGTATCGTGTCGAATCCCGTGGTCGCGGGCACCTGA
- a CDS encoding helicase C-terminal domain-containing protein, whose product MTGKRVVKAGAKTVGETRLSPKAASAVRVAIKLAGGNEVCFVCTVDDENLITTARVVFRGDVRSVLALPGVAERGELMLHNHPSGLLEPSDADLEVAARIHGNGVGFAIVDNEATRVYVVAEVPRSKQKLPVSLDDVDVTLGPYGLIAQTMQRVSGSRDYEDRPSQRAMAAAVTETFNRGGVALLEAGTGVGKSLGYLVPALRWAAANGERTIVSTNTITLQEQLVAKDLPFLQRALTDQKVRFALLKGWRNYLCLMRLEQARGAGAALFDDGGAGDVEQIAEWAEKTQDGTLADLPTPPRPDVWDEVAAEPDLCGRMKCSFYDKCFLFKARKEAAAADVVVVNHHLLLSDVAVRRQAQNWEDSAVLPAYKRLVIDEGHHLEDAAASHLGSSITRRALARLFNRLERRGKGLLPALAARLGGFSDLHSVASLDLVRERMVSSAATARDRTQLLFELLSAVLEGTGAPILRLTDEFQQHPLWLNGIEDTLAELLIEIASLSDGLRLVTERLESDQKRSEEMAPLLNEVRAVTRRLAGAGDSLSRGLQPPKDKDPVVRWMEFQGKPTATERNVAVHCVPLDLAPVLRDDLFGRVETTVITSATLATDGGFGFLEQRLGLDEGKFTKRTAIFESPFNYPRQALLVVPTDLPAPNEHPREHFAAVVQQMRDLIIASDGGLFGLFTSHRDVREMAQQLREMGMDGPTPLLVHGEEPRDVLLQRFRDSGRAVLLGTATFWEGVDVPGNALRGLLIAKLPFRVPTEPMVAAQCEAIEARGGNAFVEFMLPHASLRLKQGFGRLIRTATDSGVVVISDPRVVTKRYGRDLLNALPPAKRVTGPWGTVRDEVSRFYSREHRTDEQQLSE is encoded by the coding sequence GTGACGGGCAAGCGTGTGGTGAAGGCGGGCGCGAAGACGGTGGGTGAAACGCGCCTGTCACCGAAGGCCGCCTCCGCCGTGCGGGTGGCGATCAAACTCGCCGGCGGCAATGAAGTGTGCTTTGTGTGCACCGTCGACGACGAGAACCTGATCACGACGGCGCGCGTGGTGTTCCGCGGCGACGTGCGCAGTGTGCTGGCGCTGCCTGGAGTGGCTGAGCGCGGCGAGTTGATGTTGCACAACCATCCGTCGGGATTGCTCGAGCCCAGTGACGCCGATCTGGAAGTGGCGGCGCGCATTCACGGCAACGGTGTGGGCTTCGCGATCGTGGACAACGAGGCCACCCGCGTGTACGTGGTGGCCGAAGTGCCGCGCAGCAAACAGAAGTTGCCGGTGTCGCTCGACGACGTGGATGTCACGCTCGGGCCCTACGGCCTGATCGCGCAGACCATGCAGCGCGTGAGCGGCTCGCGCGACTACGAAGACCGGCCCAGTCAGCGGGCAATGGCGGCCGCGGTCACCGAGACGTTCAATCGCGGTGGCGTGGCGCTGCTCGAAGCCGGTACCGGCGTGGGCAAGTCGTTGGGCTATCTCGTGCCCGCGTTGCGATGGGCCGCAGCCAACGGTGAACGCACGATCGTCTCGACCAATACGATCACGCTGCAGGAGCAGTTGGTCGCGAAGGACTTGCCCTTCCTGCAGCGCGCGCTCACCGACCAGAAGGTGCGCTTCGCGTTGTTGAAGGGATGGCGCAACTATCTCTGTCTCATGCGCCTCGAGCAGGCGCGCGGGGCAGGGGCGGCGCTGTTCGACGACGGCGGCGCCGGCGATGTAGAGCAGATCGCCGAATGGGCCGAGAAAACGCAGGACGGCACACTGGCCGATCTGCCCACGCCGCCGCGCCCGGATGTGTGGGATGAGGTCGCGGCCGAGCCTGATTTGTGCGGGCGTATGAAGTGCTCGTTCTACGACAAGTGCTTTCTGTTCAAGGCGCGCAAGGAAGCGGCGGCGGCTGATGTGGTGGTGGTGAATCACCACCTGCTGTTGTCGGACGTTGCCGTGCGACGGCAGGCGCAGAACTGGGAAGACTCGGCCGTGCTGCCGGCGTACAAACGCCTGGTGATCGACGAAGGCCACCATCTCGAAGATGCGGCCGCGTCGCACCTTGGCAGCTCGATCACGCGCCGCGCACTCGCGCGGTTGTTCAACCGACTCGAGCGCCGTGGCAAGGGATTGTTGCCCGCACTCGCGGCCCGGCTGGGCGGCTTCAGCGATCTACACAGCGTGGCCAGTCTCGATTTGGTGCGTGAGCGCATGGTGTCGAGTGCGGCTACGGCGCGTGATCGTACGCAGCTGCTGTTCGAGCTGCTGTCGGCGGTGCTCGAAGGCACCGGGGCGCCGATTCTGCGGCTGACTGATGAATTTCAGCAGCATCCGTTGTGGTTGAACGGCATCGAAGACACGCTGGCCGAACTGCTCATCGAGATCGCGTCGCTCAGCGACGGGCTGCGGTTGGTGACCGAGCGATTGGAAAGTGATCAGAAGCGCAGCGAAGAGATGGCGCCGCTGCTGAACGAAGTGCGCGCCGTGACGCGTCGGTTGGCGGGCGCCGGTGATTCATTGTCGCGCGGGCTGCAGCCGCCCAAGGACAAGGATCCGGTGGTGCGCTGGATGGAATTTCAGGGGAAGCCGACCGCCACCGAGCGCAACGTGGCGGTGCATTGCGTGCCGCTCGACCTGGCGCCGGTGCTGCGCGACGACCTGTTTGGTCGCGTGGAGACCACGGTGATCACGAGTGCCACGTTGGCCACCGACGGTGGCTTCGGCTTTCTCGAACAGCGGCTGGGGCTCGACGAAGGCAAGTTCACCAAGCGCACGGCGATTTTCGAGTCTCCGTTCAACTATCCGCGGCAGGCGCTGCTGGTGGTGCCCACGGATTTGCCGGCGCCGAACGAACATCCGCGTGAACACTTCGCGGCGGTCGTGCAGCAGATGCGCGACCTGATCATCGCGAGTGACGGCGGACTATTCGGGCTGTTCACCAGTCATCGCGACGTGCGCGAGATGGCGCAGCAGCTGCGCGAGATGGGGATGGATGGACCGACGCCACTCTTGGTGCACGGTGAGGAGCCTCGCGATGTGTTGCTGCAGCGCTTCCGCGACTCTGGCCGCGCCGTGCTCCTGGGTACCGCGACGTTCTGGGAAGGGGTGGACGTGCCGGGCAACGCGCTCCGTGGCTTGCTGATCGCGAAGCTGCCCTTCCGCGTGCCCACCGAGCCCATGGTGGCGGCGCAGTGCGAAGCGATCGAAGCGCGCGGCGGCAATGCGTTCGTGGAGTTCATGTTGCCGCACGCGTCGCTGCGTCTCAAGCAGGGCTTCGGAAGGCTCATCCGGACCGCCACCGACTCCGGTGTGGTCGTCATCAGTGACCCACGCGTGGTCACCAAGCGCTACGGACGCGATTTGCTGAACGCGCTGCCGCCCGCAAAAAGAGTGACGGGACCGTGGGGTACGGTGCGCGATGAAGTGTCTCGGTTCTATTCACGCGAACACCGCACGGATGAACAGCAGCTATCTGAATAA
- a CDS encoding tetratricopeptide repeat protein, whose protein sequence is MARRRRKVLKLPRVIFALSIGALSIASTTAQAQSGSQGGARPPATRVDSADALGTALDAEDKGDMKKAALAYREVLQRALIPGNSDGDKVALSLLGLERVWAELGMRDSIIPVAQRVVQLRPTDPVARSIQLRALVSIGRDDEARIAFTSWRRAAGNDGAPFREYARLLLQQGRAQAADSVLGEAGRLLGSGGALSGEVAQLHVALGRWNAAAVAFRDALRDEPYLETAAMFALNRAPAPTRDSIRTVLLADPALLAPRRLLSALELAWGEPRRAWFALASVKADDSTSAAWRAFGERAELAQSWLVARDAWTAVFEKRGDLEAQQRAAQAALNAGDAAGALQLTSRKSPGTDVVRARALLPIEIAALGELGRAAEAQQRIEASGKLLDETARSAMARPLVGAYLRAGDLARAKETVKGTDLEDDDETAGWLALYDGDLATARKRLVRAATQRGELVDALGILARTRVDQLPGLGAAFLALARRDSAGAAARFIALSDSVGPAAPALLSMAARLSPKAGAMTLWDRIIATWPKSPEAAEALLASARALLAAGDKVGATTRFETLLVDYPTSALAPQARRELERMKGQVPPVTH, encoded by the coding sequence ATGGCACGACGCCGCCGTAAGGTGCTCAAGTTGCCTCGCGTCATCTTCGCGCTGTCGATCGGCGCACTGTCGATCGCATCAACGACCGCACAGGCGCAAAGCGGATCGCAGGGCGGTGCACGGCCGCCTGCCACGCGCGTGGACTCGGCCGACGCGTTGGGTACTGCGCTCGATGCCGAAGACAAGGGCGACATGAAGAAAGCGGCCCTCGCCTATCGCGAGGTGTTGCAGCGTGCGCTCATTCCTGGCAACTCCGACGGCGACAAGGTGGCGTTGTCGTTGCTCGGGCTCGAGCGTGTGTGGGCCGAGTTGGGCATGCGCGATTCCATTATCCCCGTCGCGCAGCGCGTGGTGCAGCTGCGTCCCACCGATCCGGTGGCGCGCAGCATTCAGTTGCGCGCGTTGGTCAGCATCGGGCGCGACGACGAAGCACGCATCGCGTTCACGTCCTGGCGTCGCGCGGCCGGCAACGACGGCGCGCCGTTCCGCGAATACGCGCGGCTGCTGCTGCAACAGGGACGAGCGCAGGCGGCCGACTCGGTGCTTGGCGAGGCCGGTCGCTTGCTGGGTTCTGGCGGTGCCCTCTCCGGTGAAGTGGCGCAGCTGCATGTCGCCCTCGGGCGCTGGAACGCCGCCGCCGTGGCGTTCCGCGACGCCCTGCGCGACGAGCCGTATCTCGAAACGGCCGCAATGTTCGCACTGAATCGCGCACCGGCGCCGACGCGCGACTCCATCCGCACCGTGCTGTTGGCCGACCCGGCGCTCTTGGCGCCGCGTCGATTGCTCTCGGCGCTCGAGTTGGCGTGGGGCGAGCCCCGCCGTGCGTGGTTCGCGCTGGCATCGGTGAAAGCCGATGACTCCACGTCGGCGGCGTGGCGCGCGTTCGGAGAGCGCGCCGAGCTGGCGCAGTCGTGGCTGGTCGCGCGTGACGCGTGGACAGCGGTGTTCGAGAAGCGTGGTGACCTCGAGGCGCAACAGCGTGCCGCGCAGGCGGCGCTCAATGCGGGAGACGCTGCGGGGGCATTGCAACTCACGTCGCGAAAATCACCGGGCACCGACGTCGTGCGTGCCCGCGCGCTGCTGCCGATCGAGATCGCGGCCCTCGGCGAACTTGGTCGTGCCGCCGAAGCGCAACAGCGCATCGAGGCGTCGGGTAAGCTGCTCGATGAAACCGCCCGGTCGGCGATGGCCCGTCCGTTGGTGGGTGCGTATCTGCGAGCCGGCGACTTAGCGCGCGCGAAAGAGACGGTGAAGGGTACCGACCTCGAAGACGACGACGAAACGGCCGGCTGGCTGGCGCTTTACGACGGTGACCTCGCCACTGCTCGCAAGCGACTGGTGCGAGCGGCAACGCAGCGCGGTGAGTTGGTGGACGCGTTGGGCATTCTGGCCCGCACGCGGGTCGATCAATTACCGGGACTCGGCGCGGCGTTTCTCGCGCTGGCCCGACGCGATTCCGCCGGCGCGGCGGCGCGCTTCATCGCGCTGTCCGACTCGGTTGGGCCAGCGGCACCGGCGCTGCTGTCCATGGCGGCGCGGCTCTCACCCAAGGCCGGCGCAATGACGCTGTGGGATCGCATCATCGCCACGTGGCCCAAGAGCCCCGAGGCGGCGGAGGCGCTGCTGGCGTCGGCACGCGCACTGCTCGCGGCCGGCGACAAGGTCGGCGCCACCACCCGCTTCGAAACACTGCTCGTGGACTATCCCACCAGCGCGCTGGCCCCACAGGCGCGTCGTGAACTCGAACGGATGAAAGGGCAGGTACCGCCTGTGACTCATTGA
- a CDS encoding DUF4159 domain-containing protein, with the protein MRLPARRSLRFALLAAVVGASLAFTPFAARRGPGRLAIARVQYEGGGDWYANPSSLPNLIRAIAERTALPIERAEAKVTFTDSSLFDFPFLHITGHGEMKLSEIEVKRLREYLTRGGFLHVDDNYGLDDSFRREIKRVFPDRPLVDVPHSHPIYHLVYDFENGPPKVHEHDGKPAKGMGIFIGNRLAVYYTYSADLGNGWEDVGTYPDPPLLHEQAIRMGVNLFTYAVTSRVTP; encoded by the coding sequence ATGCGGCTTCCGGCCCGTCGTTCCCTCCGCTTCGCTCTGCTCGCCGCTGTGGTCGGCGCGTCGCTGGCGTTCACGCCATTCGCGGCGCGGCGCGGCCCGGGTCGCCTGGCGATTGCCCGCGTGCAGTACGAAGGCGGTGGAGATTGGTACGCCAATCCGTCCAGCTTGCCGAATCTGATTCGCGCGATCGCCGAGCGCACGGCGCTGCCCATCGAGCGGGCCGAAGCCAAGGTCACGTTCACCGATTCGTCGCTCTTCGACTTTCCGTTCCTGCACATCACGGGGCACGGCGAGATGAAGCTCAGCGAGATCGAGGTGAAGCGTCTGCGCGAGTATCTCACCCGCGGCGGCTTTCTGCACGTCGACGACAACTATGGGCTCGACGACAGCTTCCGTCGCGAGATCAAGCGGGTGTTTCCCGATCGTCCGTTGGTCGATGTGCCGCACAGCCATCCGATCTACCATCTCGTGTACGACTTCGAGAATGGGCCGCCAAAAGTGCATGAGCACGATGGCAAGCCGGCGAAGGGCATGGGCATCTTCATCGGCAACCGACTCGCCGTGTACTACACCTACTCCGCCGACCTCGGCAACGGATGGGAAGACGTGGGCACGTATCCTGACCCGCCGCTGCTCCACGAACAGGCCATCCGCATGGGCGTGAATCTGTTTACCTACGCGGTCACGAGCCGGGTGACACCGTGA